The nucleotide sequence atttctttggttctcaagatgatagcacccacccgcaccccaaaaattaccttcggatgtggcaatggcaaatttggacaaaaggagagaattatccacctaccgtggtcagcggagccaagtagagcttgccttggatttccaactggaaaacaagaaggatggaggagcatgttaggagagctgaagcagcagtggttaaacagaaggatattccaggtagcaattgtagcacttgccttggctaaatgtcagtgggaaacccaggaaatcactggtttttcttcgagagccccaactattccaagagaatgtatcacttggagaaaagaaccagaaacttgaaccgctccgtttgttttcgctgctcagcttggagaaaactcaaagcagttacagatctagagggatgcaagactggctaaaggatgcAAGGACGGAGGTGacgaggagaggaaggaggcaatGCTCTCACCCCAGCAGAGCACTGTGCAGTACTCACAAACCAACCAGCCCCAGACTAAGCTCTCCTTGCAGATCATTTCCACCTTCATGACAACTGAGCCCCTGCTCTCCTTCCCGTGCAAGGGGCGGCAGCTTCTCTTGGTTCTCACCCCTCCAAGGacaccaccacagccccaggaGCTCACCGTCCcgcatccttcccctctcctgacAGTAACACGGTCCCCAGgcagctctgtcccctgcctgcctctcACCCAGCAAACAGGTCTCTTCTGCCTTCCCAAGCACAATCTCAACCACTCGGCAGGGACACGAGAGACGGCAGCCCTCAGCCAAACTCTCCCTGCTCACCTTCTTCTTCTCACATGACCGCAGCTTTATAACATCTTCCTCTGTCAGCGGGCCCACCGTTTTCACGGAGGAAGCCTCCTCACTGGCGGTGGGACTCTGCAAGGCGTCTGGTTTGGGATCTCCCCCCTGCTCCGGTAGCACAGGACATTCAGGACCgtctcccagcccctcctgggctgTTGTGCAGTTGGACACCTCTTGCTCCTCTGTGGAACGCTCCGTGGCtttgcctcccttcccaccatccccgtGGGGCTTGCCCAGACCACGGAGGTACTCGTCAGCCCTCCTGAAGCTAAACTTCCTCTTGcgcagctggtgctggagctccTTGGAAAGGTTGTTCCTCACCAGCGACTTCCCCTCCCGCTGCTTGGCCAGGTCCGTCTTGACGATGTTCTGGTAGCCATCCCCGAGGTGCGCACTGCCACTTGCCACCTAAGGAAACGGGTGACTGTATTTATGAGTCCCCACGAGTGTTAGTGACTGTGAGCGGTCACGGAGGGTGGCACTCGCTCCCTGTGGGGTGGCGGCAGCCTCTGGAGCTGCCCCCATGAGGGATAGGGCCAAAATTCGCCTGTGCCGGTTGTGCGGCCACTAAAGTGGCCAATCCCAATTCCATCCTTTTAGGCTCTGCTGGAGCTTGAATCACCCAGCGCCACGGCCCTGACGTGCATTAGCCAACGCCACGCTACCGGAGAGCTCCTGGGGCTGCGGGATCCATGCGAGGaccctctgccctgccccggcccccggcacAGCCGTGACCCCACAGAGGGACAGAGGCCAAGCCAGGTCccatgggagggctggggggtccccgcACCTGCCTCCCACCTCCATCACCCTTCTTCGCTCCCGGGCTTGCCAGCTCGGAGTTGGCTCAGGCAGCTGGGCAGCTTTTGTCCCCAACGCGCCTCTCGGCTgtgcccagcaccccctgccccccctgcccgcacTGCAGAAGGCAGATGGGGCtagtggggacactggggacacccagtGCTGAGCTTTCCGCAGAGTCTGGCGGGGTCTCCCCAGCCTCCAGCTTGTCAGGCcgcgcctgctccagcctggcatCGTTTGCAACCGTTTTCAAGCGAGGAATAAAATGTGGCATCTTTAAGCACGAAGCTGTGGTATTTAATCCTTGGGCTCCATCCCCGCTCCGGGATGGCACTGTCCccgctgcatccagctctgcacCCCCATTTCTGaggagactgggggggggggtgaaggcgCTGGGAGGGTTGGGGGCAAGGGGGCCATGCCAGCTGTGTGTGCAGCGCGGTGCCAGACCCGAGTCACCCAACGCAGGGCCCGGAGCAGTCGAAAGCAGCCGCGGCGCATGCAGCCGCCTGAATGGGTCCCTTGTCCCCCAGCGCTGGCTGGCTGGGTGCCCTGCTCCGTGCCTGGCCCACGGGGACACCAGCTgcaccccacaccccaccccacagctCACCCGTCACCCAGCGCGGGGCACCCGCCACCCACACCCTAACATGGGTGACCCAAACATGGGACATCCATCACCCGCACCGTAACATGGGTTCAGGTGCCCTGAACATGAGGCAGCCATCACCCAGGTATGGGGCACCCATTACACCCACCTGCTCACAGCTCACCCATCACCCAAACATGGGCCAGCCTTCAGCCAAATATGAGCACCCATCCCCCCCACCCAAACATGGGGCACCCATCACCCAAACATGAGCACCCATTATCCCCACCCAAACATGGGGTACCGATTACCCAAACATGAGCACCCATCATGCCCACCCAAACATGGGGTACCCATTACCCAAACATGAGCACCCATCCTCCCCACCCAAACATGGGGCACCCATCACCCAAACATGAGCACCCATCATCCCCACCCAAACATGGGGCATCCATCACCCAAACATGAGCACCCATCCTCCCCACCCAAACATGGGGCATCCATCACCCAAACATGAGCACCCATCATCCCCACCCAAACATGGGGTACCCATTACCCAAACATGAGCACCCATCATCCCCACCCAAACATGGGGTACCCATCACCCAAACATGAGCACCCATCATCCCCACCCAAACATGGCACACCCATCACCCAAATATGGGGCACCCATCACCCCAACATGGGGCACCCAGTACACCCACCTGGTCACAGCTCACTCATCACCCAATCATGGGCTGACCTTCACCCAAATATGTGCACCCATCACCCAAACATGAGCACCCATCATCCCCACCCAAACATGGGGCACCCATCACCTAAACACGGGCCACCCACCGCCCAAACGCGGGGCACCCGTCGTCCAAAGGCgggtccccccttgtcccctgaCACAGGGCACCCCATGCGGGCCAACCACTCCCGGCAGGTCCCGCcgtgtgtgtccctgtccccgccacTCCCCGCCCCGGCTCTCCCGGGCCGGCGGCGCCATCTCGCGGGGACcgagcgggaggcggcggagcggagcgacggacagggacgggcagggacgggcagggatgggaaggacCAGACAGGGTGGGCAGGATCGGGCAGGGGTGGTCAGGATGGGGCAAGGATGGGCAGGGGTGGGCGGGGGtaggcagaggtggggagggatgggcagggatgaGCAGGGGTGGGCAAGGTGGGCAGGGATggacagggatgggcaggggtgggcaggatCAGACAGGGCGGGCAGGATCGGGCAGGGATGAGCAGGGgtgggcaggagtggggaggGGTGGTCAGGAtcgggcaggggtgggcagggatgggcaagatcgggcaggggtgggcaggagtggtcgggggtgggcagggatgggcaggggtgagcaggAATGGGCAGGGGtaggcaggggtggggagggatgggcagggtTGGGGAGGGGTGGGCAAGGTGGGCAGGGATGGACAGGGATGGGCAGGATCAGATAGGGTGGTCAGGAtcgggcaggggcgggcagggatGCGCAGGGGTGGTAGGGGCTggacagggatgggcaggggtaggcaggggtggggagggatgggcaggggtgggcaggatCAAacagggtgggcaggggtggggaggatCAGACAggatgggcaggggtggggaggatcgggcaggggtgggcagggtgggTAAGGGTCCACCGGCCGGGATAGGTGACAGAGGGGGCCGCTATGGGGGCTGTGCCGGAGCAACACGGGCACCCCAGGACAGGGTACCCAGGCATGGGGCACCCCAGCAAGGGCACCCCAAAATGGGCACGCTGGAACTGGGCACCTTGTCATGGGCACTCCAATATGGGCACCCCAGCATGGGCATCCCGAAACAGGCACCTCACCGTGGGCATTCTGTCACGGGCACCTCAGCATGGGGACCTCAACATGGGGCACCCCAATATGGGAACCTCAGCATGGGCACTCCAACATGGGCACCCCAGTATGGTCACCTGGGGACAGGGCACCCTGACGCAGGCACCCTGGCACAGGCATCCCCATCACGGGCATCCTGTCAAGGACACCCCAACATGGGGCACCCTGGCATGGGGCACCCCAGCAAAGTCACCGGAACACAGGCACACCGTCACAGGCGTGACGTCATGAACATCTTGACAAGGGCACCCCAACAGGGGACACCCCGATATGGGCACCCCAGCATGGTCACCCCAACACAGGCACACTAGCACGGGTACCCCAGCGTGGGCACCCATCGCCCCAGCTCAGGCACCCGTTGCCCCGCTTGTCCCTGGGCCAGCGGCGAGGGGCAGGGACGTGCCATGGGGCAGTGACGCTGTGAGACCTGGCACCCTGAAGTGCCGCCTGCGCTCAGGCTGCCGCAGCCCCTGGCCTTGGCTGGACACTGGGCAAATCCTGCCCGCTTCTGCCTCCCATTTGGGGACAGGACGGTGAAGGCACATGGCCCTGGGACCGGTGACACCATGCCTGGCCACTTCAGCATCGCGCTCCCGTGGCCACAGCAGTTGCTGGAGCCCAGCCTGAGCTCAGCTTTTGTAGAAAATCCTATTTTTGCCCTTGGAAGCTGAATAGCACCAATTTCACATTTCCTTCCCCCGGATCAGTTTACAAAAGGTAGCAATTAATGTTAACTCAAACCAAATCTCGTTAAACCTCGTCGGGACAGAGTCTGGGCAGCAAAACCCGTGAAGCTGGGATGGGGGAGCCCCGCAAGATGGTGAGAAAATTCAGCGAGGTGCTGCCATTGGGGGGAAAGCGGGGGTCAGGCCCTGAATGGAGCAGCCCAGGTCCAGCTCCACGGGGGTGCCATGGCTTGGGTTTTCCCACTGACAGGCACCGGGACTCGGTAGCCCATGGCTAGAGCTCTCCCGTGGCGCAGCATCCCTTAGGGATgctcgctgccagcagcaggaggagacgCAGCTGCCAGTGGGAAAGTTCCTCCCCTGAGAAAGCCGCCTGCAAAATTACACAAGCAAAAACAGGAGGtggagttatttatttttatttatatatatataaaagaaaaaaatccaagctgcGAAAGCCATAAGAGTCAAGCAACTGGGAATTTTAAGAGCTTTAGATATGCCCTATGGCAACGATTAGGGATAGAGCCGTGCTTTTAATTAAGGGTGACCATAAGGGAATTTCAAACCCTCCGGGGTTTGGAGGAAGAAGAGTGAAAAAGTCATTATTGCCGCGAATTTTTGAGATTGAACCAAGTCAGGCCACCCCAGGAGGAGAAATCCCTGGAAACTCAGTCTGGGGGGATCAAGTCCTGGGCGTAAGTTTGTCTGTAGGAGGCTTTCCCCACGCGCTCggtgcccagcaccctgctctgggtgcttctctcctgcccagctcccaccccgcGGCACGGGGCTCGTTACTGGTGTTGCGGGGGGGGAAGTTGCGGTGTTGCATCTCCCAGCCGGGGCCTGTCCCGCGGGTGTGACGGTGTGCGGGCCTGGGCTTCAAGTGAGCCACtgaaatggtttgggttaaaaCTAGGGCTTTTCCCAAGTATTTTGGCGCAGTCCCTTGGAGAGGGGCACTAGCAGCCGGCAGAGGCAGGGGGACGGCTGCTGGGAAAAGCGGCAGTGGGGTGGGCACGGCCGCCCCTTCTCAACCTCATCCTGGACATTCCCGCACCGCGAGGGCTCCTACGAAGACGACTCCCGCCCTTTGCCTTTTTCCCCGTATCGGAGGGGAGTTATGGGGGAGCCCGGGCACGTACCGAGGGATTATGGGGGGTCGGGGCACATACCAGGGggccgccagagcagggtcggggCCGAGCCGGGACCCGCGCTCACCGGGCGCGGACCGCCTccgcgccgccgccatgctgccgcacgcggggatgacgccgggggccgggcgggccacgtgacgggggcgcgtgtgcggggcgggtagaaaaggcccggcggcggccagggcgcctcagagcggcggcggggccggggtttgtgtgtgtcggggccgggggcggcggccgggcgggctgtgtgaggggtcgcagcgccgctgaggtcagtgtccgtccgcctgtgggaggctctgagcgctctgcgggggagcagggcctgtgggctgggggcggccctcaggaagggcctggccgtgggggcaggacccccgggggaggggctgtccgtgtggggaggggcggggcggccggtgtgtgggccttgcaggagggagaggtgtcgtcccgttttggggcacctcctgggtgctgacctgtgaggcgttcgggatgagcagcagctgctgtgccgggggagcagggctcatcctggctcgagggacagaacaccccccctagaggcccccatctggtgacctctgaggggttctggggtttggggctttggctcttctgcctcctgctggctgtcagctggagaaggtggagctctctgcagagatgtagggcgcttggtgtgggcttttttaatgtggggtttttttaagcagtaaatgcaaggcctggttgctcagggctcagccgtctcccgttgcacagaggtgtaaatctgcttgaagctgtcccgtgggcagaattctgttgtggctgctccggcaacagggttttccacattaccccttggaaggattttcaagctcagcccagctgaggtgtgagagggctttgtgtttcggctgctggtggcccatgggaggaactgttttttgctcctcctttggtgcaggccgttgtgccttcttcctgctgtgggcaggctgcgggatggatggaggagccgtgggacaaagccCCCTTGTCTCTGGGGGCTGTGGTtgttctctgacatgggctgtagccaaCACAAAACTCACtacagatgtttggtgctgccacacgttcctggtgggtgtatgaaggaggctgtgctgctaatgcagcgagcaagggctggtgctcatgagagtggccggagtgcaaagtctgcccttgtgtttggtgtgtgggtgggagttcagactgaaagacagagtgatgtgacaagtgtggggtgtttggtgtgagatggcactcgctgacctctgcttcctcccctctagctgccacatcttccccatgtgtttgggaccctggttgcagcctctccagctccatagtcatagaatcgggtcatagcaaggttggaagcgtgtccaggggagcgaggagctgtgagtcctgtgttgcggctgcctgagctggatggctttcatgggcgagtagagtgcttggatcgccagagctgttgcttcaacatccttcagcagcactaaagcagctttgaagaaaaccactgcccaagaactcgctgggaaaggccaagtcaggagaagaggaaaggctgattgcaggagagtgtgatgtgtaCACAGGGAGAACTAAGTCAGAAAAAGTTCAGCTGCTTGAATGCCCAAGTTAAACAAGGGCCAAGTATGAATGAAAATCCcccttcagcggggctgtggcacctggtgggggccgattcccgctgcccccctgtgctccctcccctcccagacaggcacggagtggggttggagaaacaacttttaatggaaaaacacaagagaaacggtcctaacaaagccactctaagcccccctcccTCAAATCCGCCCCCCTCCCACAAAACAtatccccccacccacccccaaatacAATACCCTGTCCTCAAATGCCCCACCCTCCCCTAAACtcatttcccccaaaacacactgcctgctacaacttgtaatggaaaaagatgagagaaaagtCTCTATCAAAGCTACTCTAACgccccctcccctaaactcacccccccatctctcaaaatacactaccccccctttaaatagacctgcctcccctaaacacacccacctccccaaacacactgcccgctacgacttttaatggaaaaacaggagagaaaaggccctattgaagctactctaaccctccctcccctaaacatgtccctcacaccacccccccagatacagtcccctcccctaaatacaaccctccccccaccccctaaatgcACCCCATCTCggccccccatcatctctgtctcctcactggggggggtctcttcccccctgccacccccgggctgcctgccagagccctgcgcttgctgggtggtggTGACAGGGGGCtcgtcccccgcttcgtcccccgcttctctgccatggtgggctgggctggcggcagctccatccccgcgtCCCCGCATGGTTCCTGGGACTCTGTCCTGGAGCGGAATTCTTCCAGGATGCTGACAGCCTCCATggtctcctccacgctgtagtAGGGCGtcagcagctcctcgggcagcgagagggaggcGACCTCACAAAGCGGCGCAGGTGTGCCAGTGCCACTGGGGTTGCAGTCAaagagcctcagggcctcctcGATGGGCACCTTgtggggcacggcaaggtggccggccgcgtccccaagggcttggctgtgggggacagcagaggggctggtggggacgtcgctctcccagGAGGTGTCGCTGCTgcaggaggtgtcactctttgaGGAGATGATGTTGTGCTCtgaggagatgtcactctttagggagaatTTGCCCTCTGGGGAGATGTGGATCTTTGGGGAGATGTCCCTCTCAGAGGAGATGTTGGTCCTTGGGGAGATGTCGAACGCTGAGGAGATtttgctctctggggagatgttgcGCTCTGGGCAGATGTCACAATCTGAGCAGATGttgctctttggagagatgtCGAACGctgagaagatgttgctctttggggagatgtcgctctcagaggagatgttgctcttgGGCGAGAtgttgaatgcagagaagatgttgctctttggggagaagtCACACTCTgtggagatgttgctctttggggataTATCACACTCtgcggagatgttgctctttggcgagatgttgaatgcagagaagatgttgctctttggggaggagTCACACTCtgcggagatgttgctctttggcgagatgttgaatgcagagaagatgttgctctttggggaggagTCACACTCtgcggagatgttgctctttggcgagatgttgaatgcagagaagatgttgctctttggggagaagtCACACTCtgcggagatgttgctctttggcgagatgttgaatgcagagaagatgttgctctttggggagaagtCACACTCtgcggagatgttgctctttggcgagatgttgaatgcagagaagatgttgctctttggggaggagTCACACTCtgcggagatgttgctctttggtgagatgttgaatgcagagaagatgttgctctttggggagatgtcgCTCTCAGAGGAGATGTTGCTCCCTGGGGAAATGTCGAATGCAGAGGAGATGTcgtgctctggggagatgtcgcaCTGTGAGCAGATGTCgcgctctggggagatgtcgcaCTGTGAGCAGATTTcgtgctctggggagatgtcgcaCTGTGAGCAGATGTCGTGCTCTGAGGAGATGTCGCACTGTGAGCAGATGTcgtgctctggggagatgtcgcgCTCTGAGGAGATGTCGCGCTCTGAGGAGATGTCGCGCTCTGAGCAGATGTGGTGCTCTGAGCAGATGTGGTGCTCTGAGCAGATGTCGCACTGTGAGCAGATGTCGCGCTCTGAGGAGATGTCGCGCTCTGAGGAGATGTCTCGCTGTGAGGAGATGTCGCGCTCTGAGCAGATGTCGCATTGTGAGCAGATGTTGCGCTCTGGGGAGAGGTTGCGCTCTGGGGAGAGGTCGCGCTGTGAGCAGATGTcgtgctctggggagatgtcgcaCTGTGAGCAGATGTCgcgctctggggagatgttgctCTTCGGGGAGATGTTGAATGCTGGGGAGATGTCGCTCTCTGAGATGTTGCTTTttgaggagatgttgctctttggcgaGCTGTTGAACGCAAAGAAGATGTTactctctggggagatgtcacgcccTGAGGAGGTGTTGCTCTTTGGTGAGATGTTGAACGCTGAGAAGATGTCACgccctggggagatgtcacgccctggggagatgtcacgccctggggagatgtcacgcccTGGGAGgctgatggtgctccaggagatgtcgctgcccaggggtgtctgcgcggaggaggccctgctggagctgttggtctctgaagACCATTCCTCTGCGttctcagaggcagggatggaggttggcagctcggtgggtgctggggccaccgctctcccctctctgccagtGCCACCAGGGTCCCCAGGCGtggggacactggtgtcagggtcctggtCATCCTCCACTGCGTTCGGGGAGGAACCCAAGAGCCTGAGGTGCTCTTGGGGGAGCACGTCCTCGGTCACATCAATGTTGGCATCCGGGTCGCCAGGAGCTTCTTTCTGGGGGGCAGCAGCgggtctgggggggacacaggtgcCCGTGGGGACGCGGCAGGCAGGGGGTGTCTGCGCAGGTGTGGCCGTGCCGGAGCTGTTgttgcctgcaggctgtccctcgaggtgctggcgtccggggATGGAGTTAAACAGCAGCGGGGGCGCtgtgggcaccgctgtgccctggtgtcCGTAGGCTGGGTGCTGCGTCAcgtggggcagtgggtgttgtccctggggggtgccaggggctgcccaggccgggag is from Chroicocephalus ridibundus chromosome 22, bChrRid1.1, whole genome shotgun sequence and encodes:
- the PRR22 gene encoding proline-rich protein 22; the encoded protein is MTKCAELPNLTIEVDFVDINVGCPIDLVYKKKEAPGDPDANIDVTEDVLPQEHLRLLGSSPNAVEDDQDPDTRRDIFSAFNISPKSNTSSGRDISPESNIFFAFNSSPKSNISSKSNISESDISPAFNISPKSNISPERDICSQCDISPEHDICSQRDLSPERNLSPERNICSQCDICSERDISSQRDISSERDISSERDICSQCDICSEHHICSEHHICSERDISSERDISSERDISPEHDICSQCDISSEHDICSQCDISPEHEICSQCDISPERDICSQCDISPEHDISSSNISAECDSSPKSNIFSAFNISPKSNISAECDSSPKSNIFSAFNISPKSNISAECDISPKSNISTECDFSPKSNIFSAFNISPKSNISSESDISPKSNIFSAFDISPKSNICSDCDICPERNISPESKISSAFDISPRTNISSERDISPKIHISPEGKFSLKSDISSEHNIISSKSDTSCSSDTSWESDVPTSPSAVPHSQALGDAAGHLAVPHKVPIEEALRLFDCNPSGTGTPAPLCEVASLSLPEELLTPYYSVEETMEAVSILEEFRSRTESQEPCGDAGMELPPAQPTMAEKRGTKRGTSPLSPPPSKRRALAGSPGVAGGKRPPPVRRQR